One window from the genome of uncultured Cohaesibacter sp. encodes:
- a CDS encoding AbrB family transcriptional regulator translates to MGRFKPMTQQVSGLAIALAGTALFVSVGLPLPFLFGSLFACLMAALLRVPFKGVGVLSKTARTVLGVAAGASITPDVVHALPNMAVTIALIPLFIGLIAVVGLPFFLHFGYDRVTAWYAAMPGGLQDMVIFGQEAGGDARALSLIHATRVLVIITLAPFIATHFYGVGFDHPIGASTRDLPAVELVLMIVAALGGWFLAVRLKLFGAAVLGPMILAACLTQLDLLHARPPA, encoded by the coding sequence ATGGGCCGGTTCAAACCAATGACCCAACAGGTGAGCGGGCTTGCTATTGCTTTAGCGGGCACCGCTCTCTTTGTGTCAGTGGGGTTGCCGCTTCCCTTTCTGTTTGGTTCTCTCTTTGCCTGTCTTATGGCGGCGCTTTTGCGGGTTCCGTTCAAGGGAGTCGGCGTTCTTTCGAAGACCGCCCGAACCGTTCTCGGTGTTGCTGCAGGAGCCTCGATAACGCCCGACGTGGTTCATGCCTTGCCAAACATGGCTGTCACCATCGCGCTCATTCCGCTTTTTATCGGCCTCATCGCTGTTGTCGGCTTGCCCTTCTTTCTCCATTTCGGCTACGACCGGGTGACGGCTTGGTATGCCGCCATGCCTGGTGGATTACAGGACATGGTCATTTTCGGGCAGGAAGCGGGTGGCGATGCCCGTGCCTTATCACTTATTCATGCGACGCGCGTCCTCGTTATCATCACCTTGGCTCCATTCATCGCGACCCATTTCTATGGAGTCGGTTTTGACCATCCCATCGGTGCATCGACGAGGGATCTCCCGGCGGTTGAGCTCGTCCTAATGATTGTTGCAGCGCTGGGAGGATGGTTTCTAGCCGTTCGCCTGAAATTGTTTGGGGCGGCCGTTCTCGGGCCGATGATTTTGGCGGCCTGTCTCACCCAGCTTGATCTGCTACATGCCAGACCCCCCGCGTGA
- a CDS encoding AbrB family transcriptional regulator, protein MAAQLLIGLSIGAYYIGVTLRELGRFVLSAVLFVLILAAMSALFTEVINLLELAPPLDAFLAFSPGGQAEMALLAMLLGADMGFVVVHHVFRVIIVITGAPIAARLLRKLAK, encoded by the coding sequence TTGGCCGCTCAGCTTCTTATTGGCCTCAGCATCGGTGCCTACTATATCGGAGTCACTTTGCGAGAACTTGGCCGTTTCGTCTTGTCTGCAGTTTTGTTCGTCCTGATCCTTGCTGCCATGTCAGCGTTGTTCACCGAAGTGATCAACCTGCTCGAGCTTGCTCCGCCGCTGGACGCGTTTCTTGCCTTCTCGCCCGGAGGTCAGGCAGAAATGGCCTTATTGGCGATGCTCTTGGGAGCTGATATGGGGTTTGTCGTGGTGCATCACGTCTTTCGAGTGATCATCGTCATCACCGGAGCACCAATCGCTGCCCGTTTGCTACGAAAGCTGGCGAAATAA
- a CDS encoding methyl-accepting chemotaxis protein yields the protein MRHLLLNRILGLIVSLPVLAVALLGGFFTVKSYQSYHQVEEAARLMSLGDSGGRLGLALPEEVFANQGNLTERRQQTDHLYQKLLAEFKSVKIEDVALNKIETALGKAQSNISAFRSEVDKGNRSGSMAVKYLQPITALANELMNRAASLAPDEDLSGSLFAYYAALQIRDSHNMINSVIDPILEAKIATVDQISIVNRSRLLENHFSPIFLANGPEQAVQSYAAFKAGKDEEQFNELVDMIQASGTEPLPADISSRWNRINQAHDAITQKLVDSILDFSKAVSDQKLEEAWNSFTFYGLITFAVIAATITIGILGLKAITHLIAESEIVLKRLTEDDLDIQISYATRGDVIGEMARSAERLREGLKERRKLEQEAKDRDMAASTERKKMMTELADRFEHSVGSIVNEVSSAAGQLQQTSSQLQGSAAQVSEQANSVASSAEEAGANVSSVAGAAEELEASILNIKHLVDSSAAQSRTGSSKAETTKGIVGELQQAAVRIGDIVALISGIAEQTNLLALNATIEAARAGEAGKGFSVVAAEVKELANQTSKATEEIGQQISSIQHTTDQAVDAISSIAEIIGEISSSSNSITTAIEEQGQATAEIAEAVVNASTGTQRVTESIQDVATSAQGTGASASQVFAASQSLSSQATKLKTQMHEFLENVRT from the coding sequence ATGCGTCATCTTCTCTTGAATCGGATTCTTGGCCTCATCGTATCTCTACCGGTTCTGGCCGTTGCACTTCTGGGTGGCTTTTTTACAGTTAAATCCTATCAGAGCTATCATCAGGTGGAAGAAGCCGCCAGATTGATGTCTTTGGGTGATAGCGGAGGCCGACTGGGGCTGGCGTTGCCTGAAGAAGTTTTCGCAAATCAAGGCAACCTCACAGAAAGGCGACAGCAGACTGACCACCTGTATCAAAAGCTGCTGGCAGAATTCAAATCCGTTAAGATCGAGGATGTCGCGCTCAATAAAATCGAAACGGCTCTCGGCAAGGCGCAATCGAATATTTCTGCTTTCCGCTCAGAAGTCGACAAAGGTAACCGGTCTGGGAGTATGGCGGTAAAGTATCTTCAACCGATCACCGCTCTCGCAAACGAGTTGATGAACCGCGCCGCGTCCCTGGCACCGGATGAAGATCTCTCAGGCAGCTTGTTCGCCTACTATGCGGCGTTACAAATCCGCGACAGCCACAATATGATCAATAGCGTGATCGATCCCATTCTAGAGGCGAAAATAGCAACAGTTGACCAAATCTCGATCGTCAATCGCAGCCGCCTCCTTGAAAATCACTTCTCACCCATTTTCTTGGCCAATGGGCCGGAACAAGCTGTGCAATCTTATGCCGCATTTAAGGCTGGCAAGGATGAAGAGCAATTCAATGAGCTGGTAGACATGATTCAGGCAAGCGGGACCGAACCGCTGCCCGCCGACATTTCCAGCCGCTGGAATCGCATCAATCAAGCCCATGATGCGATCACGCAGAAGCTTGTTGATAGCATTTTGGATTTCAGCAAAGCCGTATCTGATCAAAAACTGGAAGAAGCCTGGAACTCATTCACATTCTACGGTTTAATCACCTTTGCCGTCATAGCGGCAACTATCACCATCGGCATTCTGGGCCTCAAGGCAATCACTCATTTGATTGCCGAAAGCGAAATCGTCTTGAAACGCCTCACCGAAGACGACCTCGACATTCAAATCAGTTATGCGACGCGTGGCGATGTGATTGGAGAAATGGCACGGTCCGCCGAGCGGTTGCGCGAAGGTTTGAAAGAACGCCGCAAGCTCGAGCAAGAGGCGAAGGACCGAGACATGGCCGCAAGTACGGAACGAAAGAAAATGATGACCGAGCTGGCAGATCGCTTCGAACACAGCGTCGGCTCCATCGTCAATGAAGTGTCCAGTGCGGCAGGTCAATTGCAGCAGACCTCCTCCCAATTGCAAGGCTCGGCTGCGCAAGTTTCGGAACAAGCCAATTCTGTAGCTTCGTCCGCAGAGGAAGCGGGTGCAAATGTCTCTTCAGTGGCAGGAGCCGCCGAAGAGCTTGAAGCATCCATCCTGAATATCAAACATCTTGTAGACAGCTCTGCGGCTCAGAGCCGCACTGGATCATCGAAGGCCGAAACGACAAAAGGCATTGTCGGTGAATTGCAGCAGGCAGCCGTCCGCATCGGAGATATCGTTGCGCTGATCTCCGGCATTGCCGAGCAAACCAATCTTCTCGCTCTGAACGCAACGATCGAAGCAGCTCGCGCCGGAGAGGCCGGAAAGGGCTTTTCCGTAGTTGCTGCGGAAGTGAAAGAACTGGCAAACCAGACCTCCAAGGCAACCGAGGAAATTGGCCAGCAAATCAGTAGCATTCAGCACACTACCGATCAGGCAGTCGACGCGATCAGCAGTATCGCCGAAATCATTGGCGAGATCAGTTCATCTTCAAACAGCATTACCACTGCGATCGAAGAACAGGGACAGGCAACGGCTGAAATCGCTGAAGCCGTGGTCAACGCGTCCACCGGCACACAGCGTGTCACAGAGAGCATTCAGGATGTAGCGACATCCGCACAGGGAACGGGCGCAAGCGCAAGCCAAGTGTTTGCGGCCTCCCAGAGCCTGTCTTCACAGGCGACCAAACTCAAGACCCAGATGCATGAATTCCTCGAGAATGTGAGGACTTGA
- a CDS encoding heme-binding protein, translating into MKTLSEKILSIESADALIQSADHSATTKQLKLCFAVCDAAGHLRAFRRMDSAGPISINVAIGKARTAALFGKPTQFLEKMIDSGKASMTTVPDMVPIAGGVPVLDSDFCVGALGVSGASSEVDNQVAMMAINTFVGKRS; encoded by the coding sequence GTGAAGACGCTCTCTGAGAAAATCCTCTCCATAGAAAGTGCAGACGCACTTATCCAATCAGCCGATCATTCAGCTACGACAAAGCAGCTCAAATTGTGTTTCGCCGTATGCGATGCGGCTGGACATCTGCGTGCATTTCGCCGAATGGACTCCGCTGGGCCCATATCGATCAACGTTGCCATCGGCAAGGCCCGAACCGCGGCGCTCTTTGGCAAGCCAACCCAGTTCTTGGAAAAAATGATCGACAGCGGCAAGGCGTCCATGACAACCGTGCCCGATATGGTTCCAATTGCCGGTGGTGTTCCGGTTTTGGATAGCGACTTCTGCGTCGGTGCTCTTGGTGTCAGTGGGGCATCAAGCGAAGTCGACAATCAAGTTGCCATGATGGCGATCAATACTTTTGTTGGAAAACGATCATGA
- a CDS encoding SDR family oxidoreductase, translating into MTNQLESKLILIIGGTSGFGLEVAKAAVLSEARLVLIGRDPKKAEAVAGSLKDAGHQVDGFAIDATDADALGGILKQVGPVDHMVSTVGGAMGGGFLEADLGVIRDTVKGKFDDNLVIARTVAPFLAEGGSMTFTAGSGGRPDNASGAIIGNQAIAGLVKGLAVELAPRRRANAVAPTWTPTPLWRNVPSDQVEATRAQFAEQIPLGRTGEPAEIAEAFLFLMSCNFITGQTLTVDGGYSLIG; encoded by the coding sequence ATGACCAACCAGCTTGAAAGCAAACTTATCCTTATCATTGGTGGCACCTCAGGTTTTGGCCTTGAGGTTGCAAAAGCGGCCGTTTTGAGTGAAGCCCGCCTCGTGCTGATCGGGCGTGATCCGAAGAAGGCCGAGGCGGTTGCAGGATCCCTTAAAGACGCTGGTCATCAGGTCGACGGCTTCGCTATCGACGCGACGGACGCAGACGCCCTTGGTGGCATCCTCAAACAGGTTGGTCCCGTAGATCATATGGTTTCCACGGTTGGCGGGGCGATGGGTGGCGGGTTTCTTGAAGCCGACCTTGGGGTCATTCGCGATACGGTCAAAGGCAAGTTCGATGACAATCTGGTCATAGCTCGTACCGTTGCGCCTTTCCTGGCTGAAGGTGGCAGCATGACTTTTACTGCCGGTAGTGGGGGGCGCCCGGACAATGCCTCAGGAGCGATCATCGGTAATCAGGCGATTGCAGGGCTGGTCAAGGGACTTGCGGTGGAGTTGGCGCCAAGGAGGCGAGCCAATGCAGTTGCTCCGACCTGGACGCCAACGCCGCTATGGCGGAATGTTCCTTCCGATCAGGTTGAGGCCACCAGAGCGCAGTTTGCAGAGCAGATTCCTCTGGGTCGCACCGGCGAGCCTGCCGAAATCGCCGAAGCATTTCTCTTTTTGATGAGCTGCAATTTCATCACCGGACAGACGCTCACCGTGGACGGAGGCTACTCCCTCATTGGTTGA
- a CDS encoding siderophore-interacting protein, with protein sequence MSNYVIRQRYESARRRTLVVSEIKRLTPHMLRIELEGDMEDFASGAPDDHIKLFFEGSGPKPDMRDYTPRAFDVPAGRLTVDFAIHEAGPATDWAINAKVGDTLDVGGPRGSAVINPVFDWWLLIGDETALPAIGRRVEESKAGTKLIVVAAIPSEDDKQSFETEADLTCHWVTRPLEKAAEVAPMLDALKDIKLPQGKGFIWIAAEASVAKALRDYVLTTYNHPLECLKASGYWTKGLADKPQKSLA encoded by the coding sequence ATGTCAAATTATGTAATCCGTCAGCGGTATGAATCCGCCCGGCGCCGTACTCTGGTTGTTTCGGAGATTAAACGCCTGACGCCACATATGCTGCGCATTGAACTGGAAGGGGATATGGAAGACTTCGCCTCTGGTGCACCCGACGACCACATCAAGCTCTTTTTCGAGGGCAGCGGGCCCAAACCGGACATGCGCGATTATACTCCTCGCGCCTTTGACGTGCCTGCAGGACGCTTGACTGTTGATTTTGCCATTCACGAGGCCGGGCCAGCCACGGACTGGGCCATCAACGCCAAAGTGGGCGATACACTAGATGTCGGTGGGCCTCGTGGTTCGGCCGTGATTAACCCGGTCTTCGATTGGTGGTTGTTGATCGGGGATGAAACTGCCTTGCCGGCAATTGGTCGCAGGGTGGAAGAGTCGAAAGCAGGCACGAAGCTCATCGTTGTGGCCGCAATTCCCTCAGAAGATGACAAACAGAGTTTTGAGACCGAAGCCGACCTGACCTGTCACTGGGTGACCCGTCCTCTTGAAAAGGCAGCTGAAGTTGCCCCGATGCTTGACGCGTTGAAGGATATAAAACTGCCGCAAGGCAAGGGCTTCATTTGGATTGCGGCCGAAGCGTCGGTCGCCAAGGCACTGCGTGATTACGTATTGACCACATACAATCACCCTCTGGAATGCCTCAAGGCGTCAGGGTACTGGACCAAGGGTCTGGCAGATAAACCGCAAAAGTCGCTGGCATGA
- a CDS encoding DUF1442 domain-containing protein, whose translation MNSVLAVYHERLAKEKQQPRDRASRSGLDQRLLAIGPETGQLVNILASSLEAPTILEIGTSYGYSGIWLADAARKSGGHLITMELQDYKSAYAREMSERAGLSDFVNFQVGDAIELIQNLPGKVDFILLDLWNDLYLACLEAFYDKLNPGAIIVADNMMRRHDHQIHPYSQAVRRKMGISSVLLPVGSGIEVSRFEGAE comes from the coding sequence ATGAACTCAGTCTTGGCCGTCTACCATGAAAGATTGGCTAAGGAGAAACAACAGCCCAGAGACCGGGCATCCCGTAGCGGCCTTGATCAACGCTTGCTCGCAATCGGACCGGAGACAGGCCAACTCGTCAACATCCTCGCAAGCAGCCTTGAAGCTCCCACAATACTGGAAATCGGAACCTCGTATGGGTATTCGGGTATTTGGCTCGCAGATGCCGCTCGCAAATCCGGCGGGCACCTGATTACCATGGAGTTACAGGATTACAAATCGGCCTATGCGCGAGAGATGTCCGAAAGAGCCGGACTCTCCGATTTTGTCAATTTTCAAGTCGGGGACGCAATCGAGTTGATCCAGAATCTGCCTGGCAAAGTCGACTTCATTCTACTGGATTTGTGGAACGATCTTTATCTCGCCTGCCTCGAAGCCTTCTACGACAAACTCAATCCCGGCGCGATCATCGTCGCCGACAACATGATGCGTCGGCACGATCACCAGATCCACCCCTATTCTCAGGCAGTGCGTCGAAAAATGGGCATCTCGAGCGTGTTGCTCCCGGTAGGATCGGGCATTGAAGTCAGCCGATTTGAAGGAGCCGAGTGA
- a CDS encoding tannase/feruloyl esterase family alpha/beta hydrolase — translation MTNDLVGTKPQAFLILLGCAVFICLCFVSPSEAKSDLGVVRPVIACEDLSAVNLEKIGGEGSKITKAIETTSDGIPVCAVYGQLSPSISFQALLPTETWTQRYLQVGCGGLCGNIMLLSGASSGCPLLTGGEFVMAATDMGHSGNSIEWANDPQKQIDFAYRAQHVTSLAVKALIKGFYGQEQAFAYFNGCSDGGREALMEAERFPDDFNGVIAGAPAMLFTVQNTLYHGWQAVSNTGTDGKIILTSDRLPILHKAVVDACDADDGLKDGLISQPALCNFDLASITCQDGVSDTSACLTATEAAVARKFYDGPRDAKTGAPLTAGQPLYGSELEWQGVYVSDRDTDSLMSTGAALPVWGNLAFEEKDPDIQLSDLSFTEEKLAALRKTHPFFDATNADLNSYKDKGGKLILWHGLADPHISPANTLSLHNAMRDFMGTEAVDMFERLYFLPGVGHCSGGQGPSNIDLLSAIVDWVEDGQAPDAILTSSTAEASSFGQPDFDDGGEKHRRPEKLDLGVAKLPDMSRPVYPYPYTAKFNGSGDYTDSANWIKGNAAEIIKVREWPGKDMFGAYQFFD, via the coding sequence ATGACGAACGACCTCGTCGGGACTAAACCGCAGGCATTCCTCATCCTATTGGGATGCGCCGTCTTCATTTGCTTGTGCTTCGTCAGCCCGTCTGAGGCAAAAAGCGATCTCGGGGTCGTTCGCCCCGTGATCGCCTGCGAAGACCTGTCCGCTGTCAATCTCGAGAAAATCGGTGGAGAAGGTAGCAAGATCACCAAAGCCATTGAAACCACGAGCGATGGCATTCCTGTATGTGCGGTGTATGGCCAACTTTCTCCGAGCATTTCCTTTCAGGCTCTCCTGCCTACGGAGACCTGGACGCAGCGGTATCTTCAGGTAGGCTGCGGTGGCTTGTGCGGGAACATCATGTTGCTATCAGGTGCCTCTTCAGGCTGTCCACTGCTCACGGGCGGTGAATTTGTCATGGCAGCAACCGACATGGGCCACTCAGGCAATTCAATTGAGTGGGCGAATGATCCGCAAAAGCAGATCGATTTCGCCTATCGGGCGCAACATGTCACGTCCCTTGCGGTCAAGGCCCTGATCAAGGGCTTCTACGGGCAAGAGCAGGCGTTTGCCTATTTCAACGGTTGCTCGGATGGTGGTCGCGAAGCACTGATGGAAGCAGAACGCTTCCCCGATGATTTCAACGGCGTGATCGCTGGCGCCCCCGCGATGCTGTTCACGGTCCAGAACACGCTCTACCATGGCTGGCAAGCCGTTTCAAACACTGGCACCGATGGCAAGATCATCCTGACCAGCGACAGACTGCCCATTCTTCACAAGGCAGTTGTTGACGCTTGCGATGCCGATGACGGTCTGAAAGACGGGCTGATTTCTCAGCCAGCGCTTTGTAACTTCGACCTGGCGTCCATCACATGCCAAGACGGTGTATCAGACACAAGTGCGTGCCTGACGGCAACAGAAGCTGCAGTTGCCCGAAAATTCTACGATGGTCCACGCGACGCCAAAACAGGCGCTCCTCTGACGGCTGGTCAACCACTTTATGGATCTGAACTCGAATGGCAGGGTGTCTATGTCTCTGACAGGGACACTGACAGCTTGATGAGTACTGGAGCAGCCTTGCCGGTTTGGGGCAATCTCGCCTTCGAAGAAAAAGATCCCGATATTCAATTGTCCGATCTCAGCTTCACTGAAGAAAAATTGGCAGCATTGCGCAAGACGCATCCGTTCTTTGATGCCACGAATGCCGACTTGAATTCTTACAAGGACAAAGGTGGCAAACTGATCCTGTGGCACGGCCTAGCCGACCCGCATATCTCACCCGCCAACACCTTGTCCCTCCACAATGCAATGCGCGATTTCATGGGCACTGAAGCGGTTGACATGTTCGAACGGCTGTATTTCCTTCCCGGCGTCGGACATTGTTCTGGAGGACAGGGGCCGAGCAACATTGACCTTCTCTCGGCAATTGTCGACTGGGTCGAGGACGGGCAGGCTCCGGATGCAATTCTGACGTCATCTACTGCGGAGGCCTCGTCCTTCGGGCAACCTGATTTCGATGACGGCGGAGAAAAACACCGGCGTCCAGAGAAACTCGATCTAGGTGTCGCGAAACTGCCCGACATGTCTCGTCCCGTTTATCCATACCCCTATACCGCCAAATTCAATGGCTCAGGCGACTACACGGACTCAGCCAATTGGATCAAGGGTAATGCCGCAGAAATTATCAAGGTTCGTGAGTGGCCCGGCAAGGACATGTTCGGTGCCTATCAATTCTTTGATTAG